A genomic window from Sphingobacterium sp. BN32 includes:
- a CDS encoding ThuA domain-containing protein, producing MIQRNKYIDNLNLWTAKSATILLLFLLTINSWACAQQQEWLHFKPQTSKAKAKKIVLVSGDEEYRSEESMPMLAKLLTTHHGFETVVLFAIDPNTKQINPEYQKNIPGLSNLKDADLMIIATRFRELPDDQMKHIDDYLKAGKPVIGLRTATHAFNFAKESKSPYKHYAYNEKSEAWKGGFGGIVLGETWVNHHGDHGKEGSRALINGLEAEAKNPILLGVKDIWVPSDVYGIRNKLDGARILVFGQPTLGMNADSPLNWQKAIMPVAWTKDYQIPGGKKGRVFTTTMGSSIDLKSADLRRLIVNATYWALGQSEAIKEDLNVNPVGNFEANMFGFGTYEKGKYPKDYQ from the coding sequence ATGATACAAAGGAACAAGTATATAGACAACTTAAACCTATGGACGGCCAAGTCAGCCACGATACTACTGTTGTTTTTATTAACAATCAATAGTTGGGCCTGCGCACAACAACAGGAATGGCTGCATTTCAAACCGCAAACGTCAAAAGCGAAGGCGAAGAAGATTGTATTGGTTTCCGGCGATGAAGAATATCGTTCGGAGGAAAGCATGCCGATGCTTGCAAAGCTATTGACAACACATCACGGCTTTGAAACTGTCGTCTTGTTTGCCATAGACCCCAATACAAAGCAAATCAATCCGGAGTACCAAAAGAATATTCCTGGCCTTTCTAACCTGAAAGATGCGGACTTGATGATTATAGCGACCCGCTTCCGCGAGCTGCCCGATGATCAAATGAAACATATTGATGATTATTTGAAAGCAGGGAAGCCAGTAATAGGCTTACGTACAGCGACACATGCTTTTAATTTCGCGAAGGAATCTAAAAGCCCATATAAGCATTATGCCTACAATGAGAAGAGCGAAGCTTGGAAAGGTGGTTTCGGGGGCATAGTATTAGGCGAAACCTGGGTAAACCACCATGGAGATCATGGTAAAGAGGGAAGCAGAGCATTGATTAACGGTTTAGAAGCAGAAGCTAAGAATCCAATCCTATTGGGTGTCAAAGATATCTGGGTGCCATCGGATGTCTATGGAATACGTAATAAGCTCGACGGCGCCCGTATTTTAGTTTTTGGGCAACCTACATTGGGAATGAATGCCGACAGTCCGCTCAATTGGCAGAAAGCTATCATGCCGGTTGCTTGGACTAAAGATTATCAGATTCCCGGTGGTAAGAAAGGGCGAGTTTTTACGACGACCATGGGCTCGTCTATTGACTTGAAAAGCGCTGACTTAAGACGCTTGATTGTCAATGCGACGTATTGGGCACTTGGACAATCAGAAGCTATTAAAGAAGATTTAAATGTCAATCCCGTAGGAAATTTCGAAGCAAATATGTTTGGGTTTGGAACCTACGAGAAAGGGAAATATCCGAAGGACTATCAATAA
- a CDS encoding sugar MFS transporter, whose amino-acid sequence MSKQVNSSALFLGSCLALITTGLTFSIRAGILPQLGQSFNLNAEQLGFINSMWFLGFPISMILGGLFYYKVGPANIMRIAFISHTLGIILTIFATGYTSLLVSTLFIGFGNGCTEAACNPLIADLYSGKKMDKMLNRFHMWFPGGIVLGSLISKFMTDFGVSWQTQMWVIMIPTILYAIIFWGKAYPEPKQEAVASISNNFKAMFSPIFIFLFCCMALTAISEFGPQQWVGIIMADSGASPMLILALVTGVMAVGRFFAGSVIKVLGQTGVLLFSAVFATIGVYLFSVVTGGMAYVAAIFFAIGVCYFWPTMIATTAQRVPLSGALGMSIIGGVGMFSTSIFQPIIGRWIDKSKEAVVASGQAVENIDLAVGQATLAKLAIFPGILIVLFLLFFFWQKRTYRPEVSVDDATVETAS is encoded by the coding sequence ATGAGCAAACAAGTTAACAGTAGCGCGTTGTTCTTAGGGAGCTGTTTAGCCTTGATTACAACCGGCCTAACTTTTTCTATCCGTGCAGGAATTCTCCCTCAACTTGGGCAGAGCTTCAATCTCAATGCCGAACAGTTGGGCTTCATCAATTCCATGTGGTTTTTAGGATTTCCTATTTCCATGATTTTAGGAGGGCTGTTTTACTATAAAGTAGGACCGGCAAACATTATGCGTATCGCATTTATATCCCATACGCTGGGGATTATACTGACCATCTTTGCTACGGGCTACACTTCGCTATTAGTTTCCACACTGTTTATCGGGTTTGGAAATGGATGTACCGAGGCTGCCTGTAACCCATTGATTGCCGACTTATATTCCGGCAAGAAAATGGATAAGATGTTAAATAGATTTCATATGTGGTTTCCGGGCGGAATCGTCCTTGGTAGCCTGATCTCCAAATTCATGACAGACTTCGGCGTCTCCTGGCAAACGCAAATGTGGGTGATAATGATCCCGACAATACTTTATGCGATTATCTTCTGGGGCAAGGCCTATCCAGAGCCTAAGCAAGAAGCGGTTGCATCCATATCCAATAATTTCAAAGCAATGTTCTCCCCAATCTTTATATTCTTATTCTGTTGCATGGCATTGACGGCTATATCAGAGTTTGGACCTCAGCAGTGGGTGGGCATTATCATGGCCGATAGCGGCGCAAGCCCTATGTTAATTCTTGCATTAGTTACAGGTGTAATGGCGGTAGGACGTTTCTTTGCAGGGTCGGTAATCAAAGTATTAGGACAGACGGGCGTATTGTTGTTTTCAGCCGTATTCGCAACGATTGGAGTGTATTTGTTCTCCGTTGTAACGGGTGGAATGGCATATGTGGCGGCAATTTTCTTCGCCATAGGCGTTTGCTATTTCTGGCCAACAATGATTGCTACCACAGCGCAGCGTGTTCCTCTCAGCGGTGCTTTAGGAATGTCGATTATTGGTGGAGTAGGGATGTTCTCCACGTCTATCTTTCAGCCAATTATCGGACGCTGGATCGATAAATCAAAAGAAGCTGTTGTCGCATCCGGACAAGCTGTTGAAAATATTGATCTGGCAGTAGGACAAGCTACTTTAGCGAAGCTGGCTATATTTCCAGGAATTTTGATTGTGTTATTTTTACTTTTCTTTTTCTGGCAAAAACGAACTTATAGACCTGAAGTTTCAGTGGATGACGCTACTGTAGAAACAGCGTCGTGA
- a CDS encoding sugar phosphate isomerase/epimerase: protein MNKIGFNLLPWSAGVSSTVFPLLDRLKAIGYDGIEVLIGSPDEAEYIALGKYAADLGLEITGVFVLGADDNPISADPSIRQRGVDKIKWAIDRAQDLGAKVICGPFHSAHGSFSRAAPTEQEYQWSAEVLRQVGDHAKQADIVLTLEAVNRFETYLANTMDQLAKLMELTDHPNVKAMYDTHHANIEEKSITEPIKRIRPHLAHVHISENDRGTPGKGLVRWDEVFKALKDANYEGWYTIESFSRADPDFANAINVWREYSDPWEIAEEGYSFIRKMLDKV, encoded by the coding sequence ATGAATAAAATTGGATTTAATCTATTGCCATGGTCTGCAGGAGTATCTTCCACTGTTTTTCCGTTGTTGGACCGATTGAAAGCGATTGGCTATGACGGTATTGAAGTGTTGATTGGCTCGCCGGATGAAGCAGAATATATAGCATTAGGAAAATACGCAGCTGACTTGGGCTTAGAAATTACGGGAGTATTCGTGCTAGGCGCCGATGACAATCCGATCTCTGCTGACCCTAGCATCAGGCAGCGTGGCGTCGACAAGATTAAATGGGCGATTGATCGTGCTCAAGATCTCGGAGCAAAGGTTATCTGTGGGCCGTTCCATTCTGCACACGGCTCTTTTTCCAGAGCAGCACCGACAGAACAGGAATATCAGTGGAGTGCTGAAGTACTCCGACAAGTTGGCGACCATGCCAAGCAGGCAGATATTGTTTTAACATTGGAAGCGGTGAATCGTTTCGAAACCTATTTAGCCAATACCATGGATCAGCTTGCCAAGTTGATGGAGCTAACAGATCATCCGAATGTGAAGGCAATGTATGATACGCATCATGCGAATATAGAGGAGAAGAGTATTACAGAACCGATTAAACGCATCAGGCCGCATTTGGCACATGTGCATATCAGTGAGAATGATAGAGGAACGCCAGGTAAAGGATTAGTACGATGGGACGAGGTATTCAAGGCATTAAAAGATGCTAACTATGAGGGTTGGTATACGATCGAATCCTTCTCGCGCGCTGATCCTGATTTCGCAAATGCAATTAATGTTTGGCGTGAATATTCTGATCCTTGGGAAATTGCGGAAGAGGGGTACAGTTTTATCAGGAAGATGCTCGACAAAGTATAA
- a CDS encoding PVC-type heme-binding CxxCH protein has translation MNLKLPFLVFVVLLLLYSCAEKPSMKPVKIHKGSRVVLIGNNLGSRMMEYGDFDTELHARFPDSLLYIRNICNPGNTAGFRPHPSRNSPWAFDGAEAFNPEYDINTGSEGHFPTEDAWLQTLKPDVIIGFFGYNESFKGADGLENFKGEIAAFIDHTKKQDYNGGKGTTLVLVSPIAFEDLSDKYDLPDGKETNANLKMYADAMAAIAKEKNVPFLDVYSVSKNWYSDSSEPLTIDGSQLSADGYAKFADYLVTGIFGKGEGPVSTHRDKIKEAVLEKDWIWNQDFKIPNGVHAYGRRFNPFGPDNYPFEIKKLRQMGEIRDTAIWKAAKGEQVDLAAMDRNTLKLPEVVTNYEAGEKGEAKYLYGEEALAKFHVAPGYKIDLFASEKEFPDLANPVQISFDAKGRLWVATMPSYPHWKAGDGKPNDKIIILEDTNGDGKADKQTVFADKLHLPIGFEFTKEGVYVSQGKNMVLLKDTDGDGKADKKEVILSGFDDHDTHHAHSVYTMDPSGAIYMAEGTFLHTNVETSYGPVRATNGGFFRYSPQNKRLERVAQVSIPNPWGIATDDWGQMIYSETSGPDVRWMLPGSIKPRYGESNDKSFTLVDSLHRVRPTSGLEIVSSRHFPEEVQGDYLINNTIGFLGAKQHTLVDDGTGFKSQHRQDLFWSDDKNFRPVDAEFAPDGSLYVVDWHNILIGHMQHNARDPLRDHVHGRIYRVTYPSRPLVKPAKVDGATIAELLENLKLPEYRARYRSRSELRMRDDAEVVKETLAWAKKLDKKDPKYLHHLTEAMWVTWGANKIDAGLLETLLNSSDYHARAAAVHALRYNTDKIKNYKELFAKAAKDENGRVKLELIAAASWLNPATGLELMNAIDTTSLDKWNKPAYNTSFAHLNNKSVKPKSEGGSLRTTLKGKDLEQFKRGAVIYAKEGFCITCHQPNGKGLEASGFPPLNASTWVTGSEERLIKLTLHGLLGPIEVNGKKYPGQVPMTPFGAMLNDQEVADVLTYVRNTFGNKAGVISPEKVKAIRAAVQDKKGFYSPEELLKMHPLEKE, from the coding sequence ATGAATCTTAAATTACCCTTTCTTGTTTTTGTTGTGCTGTTGCTGCTTTATAGCTGTGCTGAAAAGCCGTCCATGAAGCCTGTTAAGATACATAAGGGTTCTCGCGTCGTCCTCATTGGCAACAACTTGGGTTCGCGCATGATGGAGTATGGTGATTTTGATACCGAGCTGCATGCTCGCTTTCCGGATAGCCTATTGTATATCCGCAACATCTGTAATCCAGGGAATACGGCAGGCTTCCGTCCACACCCGTCGCGCAATTCACCTTGGGCCTTTGATGGGGCAGAGGCATTTAATCCAGAGTATGATATTAATACAGGTAGTGAGGGGCATTTCCCTACAGAAGACGCTTGGTTGCAAACATTGAAACCGGACGTAATAATCGGTTTCTTTGGTTATAATGAGTCGTTTAAGGGTGCTGATGGGTTGGAGAACTTTAAAGGCGAAATTGCGGCATTTATCGACCATACGAAAAAGCAGGATTATAATGGAGGCAAAGGAACGACGCTGGTATTAGTGTCGCCGATTGCTTTTGAGGATCTATCTGATAAGTATGACTTACCAGACGGGAAAGAAACGAATGCCAACCTTAAGATGTACGCTGATGCAATGGCTGCCATTGCAAAAGAAAAGAACGTGCCGTTCTTGGATGTCTATTCCGTAAGCAAAAACTGGTACAGCGACTCTTCTGAGCCGCTCACTATAGATGGCTCGCAGCTGTCGGCAGATGGATATGCAAAATTTGCTGATTACCTGGTTACGGGAATTTTCGGAAAAGGCGAGGGGCCTGTATCAACGCATAGAGATAAAATAAAGGAAGCAGTTTTAGAGAAAGACTGGATTTGGAATCAAGATTTTAAGATTCCGAATGGCGTCCATGCTTATGGGCGTCGCTTTAACCCGTTTGGTCCGGATAACTATCCATTTGAGATTAAGAAACTTCGTCAGATGGGGGAGATTCGCGATACTGCGATTTGGAAAGCAGCGAAAGGTGAACAGGTAGACTTGGCCGCGATGGACAGAAATACCTTGAAATTGCCGGAAGTAGTGACCAACTACGAGGCTGGCGAAAAGGGCGAAGCAAAATATTTATACGGTGAGGAGGCATTAGCAAAGTTTCATGTCGCACCTGGTTATAAAATTGACTTATTCGCTTCGGAAAAGGAATTCCCTGATTTGGCAAACCCTGTTCAGATTTCATTTGATGCGAAAGGACGATTATGGGTGGCGACTATGCCAAGCTATCCGCATTGGAAGGCGGGAGACGGTAAACCGAATGATAAGATCATCATTCTAGAGGATACGAATGGCGACGGTAAAGCAGATAAACAAACGGTATTTGCAGATAAATTGCATCTTCCTATAGGTTTTGAATTTACGAAAGAAGGCGTCTATGTCTCGCAGGGGAAAAATATGGTGCTGTTAAAAGATACGGATGGCGATGGGAAAGCGGATAAAAAAGAAGTTATCTTAAGTGGCTTTGACGACCATGATACACATCACGCGCATTCGGTCTATACGATGGATCCTTCGGGTGCAATCTATATGGCGGAGGGCACATTCTTGCATACGAATGTCGAGACTTCTTACGGCCCGGTACGTGCCACCAATGGAGGGTTCTTCCGTTATTCGCCACAAAACAAACGATTAGAGCGCGTTGCGCAAGTCTCTATTCCGAATCCTTGGGGAATTGCAACGGATGATTGGGGGCAGATGATCTATTCCGAAACCTCCGGCCCTGATGTGCGTTGGATGTTGCCAGGCAGTATCAAACCTCGCTATGGTGAGTCTAATGACAAGTCTTTCACGCTTGTGGATAGTTTGCATCGCGTTCGCCCTACGTCCGGCTTGGAGATTGTCTCGTCGAGACATTTCCCGGAGGAGGTGCAAGGTGATTATTTGATCAACAATACAATCGGCTTTTTAGGAGCCAAGCAACATACCTTAGTGGATGATGGAACGGGTTTTAAATCGCAACATCGACAAGATCTGTTCTGGTCGGATGATAAGAACTTCCGTCCGGTCGACGCTGAATTTGCTCCAGATGGTTCTTTGTATGTAGTAGATTGGCATAACATTCTGATCGGCCATATGCAGCATAATGCTCGCGACCCGCTTCGTGATCATGTACATGGACGTATTTATCGCGTCACTTATCCATCGAGACCATTAGTGAAACCTGCCAAGGTTGATGGCGCTACGATTGCCGAATTATTAGAGAACTTAAAATTACCAGAATACAGAGCACGTTATAGAAGTCGCTCAGAGCTTCGCATGCGCGATGACGCAGAAGTGGTTAAGGAAACGTTGGCTTGGGCAAAGAAATTGGATAAAAAAGATCCTAAATACCTGCATCATCTGACAGAAGCAATGTGGGTAACCTGGGGTGCGAATAAAATTGATGCAGGCTTGCTGGAAACTTTATTGAATTCATCCGACTACCATGCGCGCGCTGCTGCGGTTCATGCGTTGCGATATAATACCGATAAGATCAAGAATTATAAGGAGCTATTTGCGAAAGCGGCGAAGGACGAGAACGGACGAGTGAAGTTGGAATTGATTGCTGCCGCATCATGGTTGAATCCGGCAACCGGATTGGAGCTTATGAATGCGATAGATACGACGAGTTTGGATAAATGGAATAAACCGGCTTATAATACCTCATTTGCACATTTAAACAATAAATCTGTCAAGCCGAAGTCGGAAGGTGGAAGCCTGCGGACAACCTTGAAAGGCAAGGATTTGGAACAGTTTAAACGTGGCGCAGTCATTTATGCGAAGGAAGGTTTCTGTATCACTTGTCATCAACCCAACGGAAAGGGCCTAGAAGCTTCAGGATTTCCGCCATTAAATGCGAGTACGTGGGTAACAGGAAGCGAAGAACGACTGATCAAACTGACGTTGCATGGGCTGCTTGGTCCGATAGAGGTCAATGGCAAGAAATATCCAGGTCAAGTTCCGATGACGCCATTTGGAGCTATGCTGAATGATCAGGAAGTAGCAGATGTATTGACTTATGTGCGCAATACGTTTGGCAATAAAGCAGGAGTAATTTCTCCAGAGAAAGTGAAAGCGATCCGTGCAGCAGTGCAGGATAAAAAGGGTTTTTATTCGCCAGAGGAGTTACTGAAGATGCATCCTTTAGAGAAAGAGTAA
- a CDS encoding metalloregulator ArsR/SmtB family transcription factor, translating into MKKKSSSEQLLMLLKMRCELDAATVAKELAMTKEGARQHLLKLEEDGLVKKECKSIGVGRPFSFYSLTDAGLAKFPDTHADVTVQLLDSVRNILGENALELLISDREKQSYERYENELKSAKTVEDKLERLSKIRSQEGYIAEWTKESSDYYFIENHCPICAAARACQRFCRAELQNFQKLFGAQFKVERIQHILADENRCVYKIGKLEKK; encoded by the coding sequence ATGAAAAAGAAGAGTAGTTCGGAACAATTGCTGATGTTGCTGAAGATGCGCTGTGAATTGGATGCAGCAACTGTAGCGAAGGAGTTAGCGATGACTAAGGAAGGCGCAAGACAACATTTACTGAAATTGGAAGAAGATGGATTAGTGAAGAAGGAATGTAAAAGCATAGGCGTTGGACGCCCCTTTAGCTTCTATTCATTAACGGATGCTGGATTAGCGAAATTCCCGGATACGCATGCAGATGTTACGGTACAACTTCTTGATTCCGTTCGGAACATTTTAGGCGAGAATGCGTTGGAGCTATTGATTAGTGACCGGGAAAAACAGAGCTACGAGCGTTACGAGAATGAACTAAAATCAGCAAAGACAGTAGAAGATAAGCTGGAGCGACTAAGCAAAATCAGATCGCAAGAAGGCTACATCGCAGAATGGACCAAAGAGTCGAGCGACTATTATTTTATCGAAAATCACTGCCCCATCTGCGCGGCCGCGCGCGCCTGCCAGCGCTTTTGCCGCGCTGAGCTACAGAATTTCCAAAAACTATTCGGCGCCCAATTCAAAGTCGAACGGATACAGCACATCCTAGCCGACGAAAATCGCTGTGTTTATAAGATTGGGAAACTCGAAAAAAAATAA